The proteins below come from a single Paracoccus sp. SCSIO 75233 genomic window:
- the pbpC gene encoding penicillin-binding protein 1C has protein sequence MSSSPDRRDPSRRAGRWLIGAALSLLMLAAGADAGRDRFDRWTDATPMPPLEVATGTQVLARDGSLLRGFQVGDGIWRLAPPESGVDPRFLQMLIAWEDRRFATHSGVDGRAVMRAALQAVWNGRIVSGASTLSMQTARLLERGPTADWQGKIRQARLAMALERQIGKDGVLALYLRLAPYGGNTEGVRAASLMWFGKEPARLTPAEAALLVALPQSPETRRPDLPTRRQAALSARNRVIDRAEAEGIIDAEAAASARNTPLPETRRPFPAHAALLADRLRRARPGDTVIRTTIDADLQRVTEALLSRAVTRYGSSLSAAAIIADHQSGEILAELGTAEYGSTPRDGFVDMTRALRSPGSTLKPFVYALGFDDGLIHPDTLIEDRPAAFGRWQPENFDLQFRGTVTIRRALQESLNIPVVRVAASIGPARIMAALRRAGMRVEMAGDTPGLAVVLGGAGVSLHDLVQGYAALAHGGRAVSLRDTPVPFDAAEKAPARLVSPAAAWQIGAILSQLPPPNGRQTGRIAYKTGTSYGHRDALAIGYDGRFVIGVWMGRADGTPVPGAFGGQLAAPILFDLFDAVGPESRKLPAPPPETIIAANPQLPASLRRFTAAGETSLARRSDGTVRDDPLTIAFPPDGAEIELMTENIPVRVRGGVPPFTWLLNGRPAAIATPDSATQIPGSPGMSELSVTDATGATRRARLRLIRP, from the coding sequence TTGTCATCCTCCCCTGACCGCCGCGATCCGTCGCGCCGCGCCGGACGGTGGCTGATCGGTGCAGCGCTGTCCCTGTTGATGCTGGCGGCAGGTGCGGATGCCGGACGGGACCGCTTCGACCGCTGGACCGACGCCACGCCGATGCCGCCGCTGGAGGTGGCGACGGGAACGCAGGTGCTGGCGCGCGACGGCAGCCTGCTGCGCGGCTTTCAGGTCGGTGACGGCATCTGGCGGCTTGCCCCGCCGGAAAGCGGCGTCGATCCGCGTTTCCTGCAAATGCTGATCGCGTGGGAGGATCGGCGCTTTGCAACCCATTCCGGCGTCGATGGCCGCGCCGTGATGCGGGCGGCGCTTCAGGCGGTCTGGAACGGCCGGATCGTCTCTGGCGCGTCGACGCTGTCGATGCAGACCGCGCGGCTGCTGGAGCGGGGACCGACCGCCGACTGGCAGGGCAAGATCCGGCAGGCGCGGCTGGCAATGGCGCTTGAGCGGCAGATCGGCAAGGACGGGGTATTGGCGCTGTATCTGCGGCTTGCGCCTTATGGCGGCAATACCGAAGGGGTGCGGGCGGCCTCGCTGATGTGGTTCGGCAAGGAACCCGCCCGGCTGACCCCGGCGGAGGCAGCCTTGCTGGTCGCCCTGCCCCAATCACCCGAAACCCGCCGCCCGGATTTACCCACGCGGCGGCAAGCGGCGCTGTCCGCCCGAAACCGGGTCATCGACCGGGCCGAGGCGGAAGGCATTATCGATGCCGAGGCCGCAGCCTCTGCCCGCAACACGCCCTTGCCGGAGACGCGCCGCCCCTTCCCGGCCCATGCCGCGCTGCTCGCTGACCGGCTGCGCCGCGCCCGGCCCGGCGATACTGTGATCCGCACCACCATCGACGCCGATCTGCAACGCGTGACCGAGGCGCTGCTTTCCCGTGCCGTCACCCGCTACGGCAGCAGCCTGTCCGCCGCCGCGATCATCGCGGATCACCAGAGCGGGGAGATACTGGCGGAGCTTGGCACCGCCGAATACGGCAGCACGCCGCGCGACGGGTTTGTCGACATGACCCGTGCCCTGCGTTCCCCGGGATCGACGCTGAAACCCTTTGTCTATGCGCTCGGCTTCGATGACGGGCTGATCCACCCCGACACGCTGATCGAGGACCGGCCTGCGGCCTTCGGGCGCTGGCAGCCGGAGAATTTCGACCTGCAATTCCGCGGCACCGTCACCATCCGCCGCGCCTTGCAGGAATCGCTGAATATCCCGGTCGTCCGGGTCGCCGCCTCCATCGGGCCGGCGCGGATCATGGCTGCACTGCGCCGCGCCGGGATGCGGGTGGAGATGGCGGGCGACACGCCCGGGCTGGCCGTCGTGCTGGGCGGGGCCGGTGTCTCGCTGCATGATCTGGTGCAGGGCTACGCGGCGCTCGCGCATGGTGGCCGGGCGGTAAGCCTGCGCGACACCCCCGTCCCTTTTGACGCAGCGGAGAAGGCACCAGCCCGCCTCGTCAGCCCCGCTGCTGCTTGGCAGATCGGGGCGATCCTGTCGCAATTGCCGCCCCCGAACGGACGCCAGACGGGGCGCATCGCCTACAAGACCGGGACCAGCTACGGGCATCGCGACGCGCTTGCCATCGGCTATGACGGGCGGTTCGTGATCGGCGTCTGGATGGGCCGCGCGGACGGCACGCCGGTGCCGGGGGCGTTTGGCGGGCAACTCGCCGCGCCGATCCTGTTCGATCTGTTCGACGCGGTCGGACCGGAATCGCGGAAGCTTCCCGCTCCGCCGCCGGAGACGATTATCGCCGCGAATCCGCAGCTTCCCGCATCATTGCGACGTTTCACCGCAGCGGGGGAAACCAGCCTCGCCCGTCGCAGCGACGGCACGGTGCGCGACGATCCCCTGACCATTGCCTTCCCGCCCGACGGGGCGGAGATCGAACTGATGACGGAGAATATCCCGGTGCGGGTGCGTGGCGGGGTGCCGCCGTTCACATGGCTGCTGAATGGCCGCCCTGCTGCGATTGCAACGCCGGATTCGGCCACACAGATCCCCGGCAGCCCCGGCATGTCGGAGTTGTCCGTGACCGATGCGACAGGCGCCACGCGGCGCGCACGACTGCGCCTGATCCGGCCCTGA
- a CDS encoding imelysin family protein — translation MTALPLALLATAGFAATPEEVVSNYADIAEAGYSDSLTTAQALREAVAALVETPSEETLTAARAAWTAARVPYQQTEVFRFGNAIVDDWEGRVNAWPLDEGLIDYVAENTPSAEDNELAHLNVIANSSLDLSGEVIDAATITPELISGQLHEAGGIEANVASGYHAIEFLLWGQDLNGTGPGAGERPYTDYIQGDGCTGGNCDRRAQYLTAVTDLLIADLEEMVANWSAEGEARATVTGDPQAGLNAILTGMGSLSYGEQAGERMKLGLMLNDPEEEHDCFSDQTQNSHYYDGLGIQNVYLGHYKRVDGSEVSGPAISELVAAADADVDTALKAGLETSVAALTALKEKADNGMAYDQMLAPGNVEGEETIMAAVDALVAQTTEIERAVAALGLSKIEFEGSDSLDNPNAVFQ, via the coding sequence ATGACCGCCCTGCCCCTGGCCCTTCTCGCAACCGCTGGTTTTGCTGCCACGCCTGAAGAGGTTGTCAGCAACTATGCCGATATTGCCGAGGCAGGCTACAGCGACAGCCTGACCACGGCGCAGGCGCTGCGCGAGGCCGTTGCGGCGCTTGTCGAAACCCCGTCGGAAGAAACCCTGACCGCCGCCCGCGCGGCATGGACCGCTGCCCGCGTCCCTTATCAGCAGACCGAGGTTTTCCGCTTCGGCAATGCCATCGTCGACGATTGGGAAGGCCGCGTGAACGCATGGCCGCTGGATGAAGGGCTGATCGACTATGTCGCAGAGAACACCCCGTCTGCCGAAGATAACGAACTGGCGCATCTGAACGTGATCGCGAATAGCTCGCTCGATCTGTCGGGCGAGGTTATCGACGCGGCGACCATCACCCCGGAACTGATCTCCGGCCAGCTCCACGAGGCTGGCGGGATCGAGGCGAATGTCGCCTCCGGCTACCACGCCATCGAATTCCTGCTTTGGGGTCAGGACCTGAACGGCACCGGCCCCGGCGCGGGCGAGCGTCCTTACACCGACTATATTCAGGGCGACGGCTGCACCGGCGGCAATTGCGACCGCCGCGCGCAATATCTGACCGCCGTCACCGATCTGCTGATCGCCGATCTTGAAGAAATGGTCGCCAACTGGTCCGCCGAGGGCGAGGCGCGCGCCACCGTCACCGGCGACCCGCAGGCCGGGCTGAACGCGATCCTGACCGGGATGGGCAGCCTGTCCTACGGTGAGCAGGCGGGCGAGCGGATGAAGCTGGGCCTGATGCTGAACGACCCGGAGGAGGAACATGACTGCTTCTCCGACCAGACCCAGAACAGCCATTACTATGACGGGCTGGGCATCCAGAACGTCTATCTCGGCCATTACAAGCGCGTCGACGGCTCGGAAGTGTCGGGACCGGCGATTTCTGAACTGGTGGCGGCAGCCGATGCCGATGTCGACACGGCGCTGAAAGCGGGTCTGGAAACCTCCGTCGCCGCCCTGACCGCGCTGAAAGAGAAAGCCGATAACGGCATGGCCTATGACCAGATGCTTGCCCCCGGCAATGTCGAAGGCGAGGAAACCATCATGGCCGCCGTCGATGCGCTGGTCGCCCAGACCACCGAGATCGAACGCGCGGTTGCGGCACTTGGCCTCAGCAAGATCGAGTTCGAGGGCTCCGACAGCCTCGACAACCCGAACGCGGTTTTCCAGTAA
- a CDS encoding bacterioferritin-associated ferredoxin — MIVCHCTQITDRDIRAAVGWMRAADPDTIVTPGKIYHALGKRADCGGCMKLFVAQMRAADGFAVGNGSPVPAVLTGLRRKVASG, encoded by the coding sequence ATGATTGTCTGTCACTGTACTCAGATCACCGATCGCGACATTCGTGCCGCGGTCGGCTGGATGCGGGCAGCGGACCCTGATACCATCGTCACTCCGGGCAAGATCTACCATGCGCTCGGAAAGCGCGCCGATTGCGGCGGCTGCATGAAGTTGTTCGTCGCCCAGATGCGCGCGGCGGATGGGTTCGCTGTCGGTAACGGCTCGCCGGTGCCTGCAGTGTTGACAGGCCTGCGCCGAAAGGTGGCGTCAGGCTGA
- the bfr gene encoding bacterioferritin, with translation MKGDAKVIEYLNAALRSELTAVSQYWLHYRLQEDWGYGKIADKSRAESIEEMHHADKLIQRIIFLEGHPNLQKLDPLRIGQNVKETMECDLAGEHDARNLYIEARDHCEKVGDYISKNLFEALIADEEGHIDFLETQIALHDELGAKNFGLLNAKPASEAE, from the coding sequence ATGAAGGGCGACGCAAAGGTCATCGAATACCTGAACGCAGCTCTGAGATCGGAACTGACCGCGGTAAGCCAGTACTGGCTGCATTACCGCCTTCAGGAAGACTGGGGATACGGCAAGATCGCCGATAAATCCCGTGCGGAATCGATCGAGGAAATGCACCACGCGGACAAGCTGATCCAACGGATCATCTTTCTGGAGGGGCATCCGAATCTGCAAAAGCTTGATCCGCTGCGCATCGGTCAGAACGTCAAGGAGACGATGGAATGCGATCTCGCTGGCGAACATGACGCGCGCAATCTCTATATCGAGGCCCGCGATCATTGCGAGAAGGTCGGCGATTATATCAGCAAGAACCTCTTCGAGGCGCTGATCGCGGATGAGGAAGGTCATATCGACTTCCTCGAAACCCAGATCGCTCTGCATGACGAACTCGGCGCCAAGAATTTCGGGCTGCTGAACGCCAAACCGGCCAGCGAGGCCGAATAA
- a CDS encoding di-heme oxidoredictase family protein has protein sequence MTVLRAPAPLISTGGAVTLVMWQIVAATIGAVPAQAEDPADAVRAVPADAPDTAPDLWRLEPHLNIVPRTEAETARIAGVLAPPEDFTKPEPFEQNPAGAATTRYIDSADAFSQFSPNMPFEDELNFKVGNGIFRKLWVGAPSSTKGSDGLGPLYNARACQNCHIKDGRGHMPEGPDDSRVSTFLRLSIPGGHDVQGIPDYIPTSPDPVYGGQLQDLSLAGYLAEAKMGVTWAEETVTLADGETVSLRRPSYSIDSPAYGAPHPGLMISPRVAPQMIGLGLLEAIPVADILAQADPEDADGDGISGRPQIVWSNQYDQPMLGRFGHKAGNATIFEQSAGAFSGDMGLSTPLFPDPSGECTDPQTDCRTAPAGQEPGIRDGLEVDQESMDLVTFYSRNLAVPERRNLDDPTVLRGKEIAYTIGCTSCHKPKFVTNRLEDQQEQSFQLIWPYTDLLLHDMGEGLADNRPESRATGTEWRTAPLWGISLNKQVTGVESYLHDGRARTLLEAILWHGGEAQAARDAVIALPTEDREALIAWLKSL, from the coding sequence ATGACTGTTCTTCGCGCTCCCGCCCCCCTCATTTCCACAGGCGGGGCGGTGACGCTCGTCATGTGGCAGATCGTCGCAGCGACAATCGGCGCTGTTCCGGCACAGGCCGAAGACCCCGCCGACGCGGTGCGGGCCGTTCCTGCCGATGCACCGGATACCGCGCCGGATCTCTGGCGGCTGGAGCCGCATCTGAACATCGTCCCCCGCACCGAGGCTGAGACAGCCCGGATTGCAGGCGTCCTTGCCCCGCCGGAGGATTTTACCAAGCCCGAACCGTTCGAGCAGAACCCGGCAGGTGCCGCAACAACGCGCTATATCGACAGCGCGGACGCGTTTTCGCAATTCTCCCCGAATATGCCCTTCGAGGATGAGCTGAACTTCAAGGTCGGCAACGGCATTTTCCGCAAGCTCTGGGTCGGCGCGCCGTCCTCGACCAAGGGCAGCGACGGTCTCGGCCCGCTCTATAACGCCCGCGCCTGTCAGAACTGCCATATCAAGGACGGGCGCGGCCATATGCCGGAAGGGCCCGATGACAGCCGCGTCTCCACCTTCCTGCGGCTGTCGATCCCCGGTGGCCATGACGTTCAGGGCATCCCCGATTACATCCCGACCAGCCCCGACCCGGTCTATGGCGGGCAATTGCAGGATCTGTCGCTTGCAGGCTATCTGGCCGAGGCGAAGATGGGCGTGACATGGGCGGAGGAAACCGTGACGCTGGCGGATGGTGAAACCGTCTCGCTGCGCCGTCCCAGCTACAGCATCGACAGCCCCGCCTATGGCGCGCCGCATCCCGGCCTGATGATCTCCCCCCGCGTCGCCCCGCAGATGATCGGGCTGGGCCTGCTGGAAGCCATCCCGGTTGCCGATATTCTGGCGCAGGCCGACCCGGAGGACGCCGATGGCGACGGCATTTCGGGCCGCCCGCAGATCGTCTGGTCGAACCAGTATGACCAGCCCATGCTGGGCCGCTTCGGCCATAAGGCCGGCAATGCCACGATCTTTGAACAATCTGCCGGTGCGTTTTCCGGCGATATGGGTCTTTCCACCCCGCTTTTCCCCGACCCGTCGGGCGAATGCACCGATCCGCAAACCGATTGCCGCACCGCCCCCGCAGGTCAGGAACCCGGCATCCGTGACGGGCTGGAGGTCGATCAGGAAAGCATGGACCTCGTCACCTTCTATTCCCGCAACCTCGCCGTGCCGGAGCGCCGCAATCTCGACGACCCGACCGTCCTGCGCGGCAAGGAGATCGCCTATACCATCGGCTGTACCTCCTGCCACAAGCCGAAATTCGTGACCAACCGTCTGGAGGACCAGCAGGAGCAGAGCTTCCAGCTTATCTGGCCCTATACCGACCTGCTGCTGCACGATATGGGCGAAGGTCTTGCCGATAACCGCCCCGAATCCCGGGCCACGGGAACGGAATGGCGCACCGCCCCGCTCTGGGGGATTTCACTGAACAAGCAGGTGACCGGCGTCGAAAGCTATCTTCACGACGGTCGCGCCCGCACGCTGTTGGAGGCGATCCTGTGGCATGGCGGCGAGGCACAGGCGGCGCGCGATGCCGTCATCGCGCTGCCGACCGAGGATCGCGAGGCCCTGATCGCCTGGCTCAAATCCCTCTGA
- a CDS encoding pyruvate carboxylase, with protein MRDINKILVANRGEIAIRVMRAANELGKKTVAVYAEEDKLGLHRFKADEAYRIGEGLGPVAAYLSIDEIIRVAKESGADAIHPGYGLLSENPELVDACEREGIIFIGPRAETMRALGDKASARRVAIKAGVPVIPATEVLGDDFDAIKADAAEIGYPLMLKASWGGGGRGMRPINGPDELVEKVREGRREAEAAFGNGEGYLEKMITRARHVEVQLLGDKHGGLYHLYERDCTVQRRNQKVVERAPAPYLSEAQREEVCALALRIGQAVGYEAAGTVEFLMDMETDAFYFIEVNPRVQVEHTVTEEVTGIDIVQAQIKVAEGATLAEATGVPSQDQVTLSGHALQCRVTTEDPQNNFIPDYGRITAYRSATGMGIRLDGGTAYSGGVITRFYDSLLVKVTAWAQTPDQAIRRMDRALREFRVRGVSTNIDFVINLLKHPTFLDDTYTTKFIDTTPELFEFRQRQDRATKILTYLADITVNGHPETAGRAAPHAEARPAIPPKPRVSPPPAGTRQLLEEKGAQAVADWVAAQPRLLMTDTAMRDGHQSLLATRMRSIDMIRVAPAYAANLPQLFSVECWGGATFDVAYRFLQECPWQRLRDIRARMPNLLTQMLLRASNGVGYTNYPDNVVQSFVAQAAESGVDVFRVFDSLNWVENMRVAMDAVIDSGKICEAAICYTGNILDPDRAKYDLQYYVYMGKELREAGAHILGLKDMAGLLKPAAARKLVTALKEEVGLPIHFHTHDTSGMGGASYLAAASAGVDIVDGAMDALSGNTSQPTLGSVVEALAGTDRDTGLDVDAVREISNYWERVREDYAAFESGLQAPASEVYLHEMPGGQFTNLKAQARSLGLEDRWHEVAQAYADVNQMFGDIVKVTPSSKVVGDMALMMVSQGLTRAQVEDPEVDVAFPDSVIDMMRGNLGQPPGGWPEALQRKVLKGETPMTTRPGAAMAPVDLEATRADLSEQLEGLEVDDEDLNGYLMYPKVFLDYMGRHRVYGPVRTLPTKNFFYGMQPGDQIACEIDPGKTLEIRLQAIGETDEKGEVKVFFELNGQPRNIRVPNRAEGASAVARAKAEPGNDAHVGAPMPGVVATVAAVAGHEVKSGDLLLTIEAMKMETAIHADRDGIIKAVHVAPGQQIDAKDLLVEFE; from the coding sequence ATGCGCGACATAAACAAGATTCTCGTGGCCAATCGTGGCGAAATCGCGATCCGAGTCATGCGTGCCGCCAACGAGCTGGGCAAGAAGACCGTGGCAGTCTATGCCGAGGAAGACAAGCTTGGGCTGCACCGTTTCAAGGCGGATGAGGCGTATCGCATCGGCGAGGGGCTTGGTCCGGTCGCTGCTTATCTGTCGATTGACGAGATTATCCGGGTCGCGAAGGAAAGCGGCGCGGATGCGATCCATCCGGGCTATGGGCTGCTGTCGGAAAACCCCGAACTGGTCGATGCTTGTGAGCGCGAAGGGATCATTTTTATCGGTCCGCGGGCCGAAACCATGCGCGCGCTTGGCGACAAGGCCAGCGCCCGGCGGGTGGCGATCAAGGCCGGTGTGCCGGTCATCCCCGCGACCGAGGTGCTGGGCGATGATTTCGACGCGATCAAGGCAGACGCCGCCGAGATCGGCTATCCGCTCATGCTCAAAGCCTCCTGGGGCGGCGGCGGTCGCGGGATGCGTCCGATCAACGGCCCCGATGAGCTGGTCGAGAAGGTCCGTGAGGGGCGGCGAGAGGCCGAGGCCGCTTTCGGCAATGGCGAGGGTTATCTGGAAAAGATGATCACCCGCGCGCGCCATGTCGAGGTGCAGCTGTTGGGCGACAAGCATGGCGGGCTGTATCACCTGTATGAGCGCGACTGCACCGTGCAGCGCCGCAATCAGAAAGTGGTGGAGCGTGCGCCCGCGCCCTATCTGAGCGAGGCGCAGCGGGAAGAGGTCTGCGCGCTGGCGCTCAGGATCGGGCAGGCGGTCGGCTATGAGGCGGCAGGCACGGTCGAGTTCCTGATGGATATGGAAACCGACGCGTTCTATTTCATCGAGGTCAATCCGCGCGTGCAGGTCGAGCATACCGTCACCGAGGAGGTGACGGGGATCGACATCGTGCAGGCTCAGATCAAGGTGGCCGAGGGCGCGACGCTGGCCGAGGCGACGGGCGTGCCGTCCCAGGATCAGGTCACGCTGTCGGGTCACGCGCTGCAATGCCGGGTGACGACCGAGGACCCGCAGAACAACTTCATCCCGGATTACGGGCGCATCACGGCCTATCGTTCAGCCACCGGGATGGGTATCCGGCTGGATGGCGGCACCGCCTATTCGGGCGGGGTCATCACGCGGTTTTACGACTCGCTGCTGGTGAAGGTCACCGCTTGGGCGCAGACCCCGGATCAGGCGATCCGCCGGATGGACCGCGCGCTTCGGGAATTCCGGGTCCGCGGCGTCAGCACGAATATCGATTTCGTCATCAACCTGCTGAAACACCCGACCTTTCTCGATGACACCTATACGACGAAATTCATCGACACCACGCCGGAGCTGTTCGAGTTCCGCCAGCGTCAGGACCGGGCGACGAAGATCCTGACCTATCTGGCGGATATTACCGTGAACGGGCATCCCGAAACCGCCGGTCGGGCAGCACCGCATGCCGAGGCGCGGCCTGCGATACCGCCAAAGCCGCGCGTCTCCCCCCCGCCTGCCGGAACCCGGCAATTGCTGGAGGAGAAGGGCGCGCAGGCCGTGGCCGATTGGGTCGCAGCCCAGCCAAGGCTGCTGATGACCGACACGGCGATGCGCGACGGGCATCAGTCGCTGCTGGCCACACGGATGCGCTCCATCGACATGATCCGGGTGGCACCGGCCTATGCCGCCAATCTGCCGCAGCTTTTCAGCGTCGAATGCTGGGGCGGGGCGACATTCGACGTGGCCTATCGCTTCTTGCAGGAATGCCCGTGGCAGCGGCTGCGCGATATTCGCGCGCGGATGCCGAACCTGCTGACCCAGATGCTGCTGCGTGCCTCGAACGGGGTAGGCTACACGAATTACCCGGATAACGTGGTGCAGAGCTTTGTGGCGCAAGCGGCGGAATCCGGCGTCGATGTGTTCCGTGTCTTCGACAGTCTGAACTGGGTGGAGAATATGCGCGTCGCCATGGATGCCGTGATCGACAGCGGCAAGATCTGCGAGGCGGCGATCTGTTACACCGGCAATATCCTCGACCCGGATCGCGCGAAATATGACCTGCAATATTATGTTTACATGGGCAAAGAACTGCGGGAGGCCGGAGCCCATATCCTCGGGCTGAAGGATATGGCGGGCTTGCTGAAACCTGCTGCCGCGCGGAAACTGGTCACGGCGCTGAAGGAAGAGGTCGGGCTGCCGATCCATTTCCACACCCATGACACCAGCGGCATGGGCGGGGCGTCCTATCTGGCGGCGGCCTCGGCCGGGGTGGATATTGTCGATGGCGCAATGGATGCGCTGTCGGGCAATACCAGCCAGCCGACGCTCGGCTCTGTCGTGGAGGCGCTGGCGGGAACGGATCGCGATACCGGGCTGGATGTGGATGCCGTCCGCGAGATTTCCAACTACTGGGAGCGGGTGCGCGAGGATTACGCGGCCTTCGAATCCGGGCTGCAGGCCCCGGCGTCCGAGGTCTACCTGCATGAGATGCCCGGCGGGCAGTTCACCAATCTGAAGGCGCAGGCGCGTTCGCTCGGGCTGGAGGATCGCTGGCACGAGGTCGCGCAGGCCTATGCCGATGTGAACCAGATGTTCGGGGATATTGTGAAGGTCACGCCATCGTCGAAGGTGGTGGGTGACATGGCGCTGATGATGGTGTCGCAGGGGCTGACGCGGGCGCAGGTCGAGGACCCGGAGGTCGACGTGGCCTTCCCGGATTCGGTGATCGACATGATGCGCGGTAATCTGGGCCAGCCGCCCGGTGGATGGCCGGAGGCGCTGCAAAGGAAGGTGCTGAAGGGCGAAACGCCGATGACCACGCGCCCAGGTGCTGCGATGGCGCCGGTCGATCTGGAAGCGACCCGTGCCGATCTGTCGGAGCAGTTGGAGGGGCTGGAGGTCGATGACGAAGATCTGAACGGCTATCTGATGTATCCGAAAGTGTTCCTCGACTATATGGGCCGACATCGCGTCTATGGTCCGGTTCGCACTCTGCCGACGAAGAATTTCTTCTATGGCATGCAACCCGGCGACCAGATCGCGTGTGAGATCGATCCCGGCAAGACGCTGGAAATCCGCCTTCAGGCCATTGGCGAGACCGATGAGAAGGGCGAGGTGAAGGTGTTCTTCGAACTCAACGGCCAGCCGCGCAATATCCGCGTGCCGAACCGCGCCGAGGGGGCGAGTGCCGTCGCACGGGCCAAGGCAGAGCCGGGGAACGACGCCCATGTCGGCGCGCCGATGCCGGGGGTTGTGGCGACGGTTGCGGCTGTCGCGGGCCACGAGGTCAAATCCGGCGATCTGTTGCTGACCATCGAGGCGATGAAGATGGAAACCGCGATCCATGCCGACCGGGACGGCATCATCAAGGCGGTCCATGTCGCGCCGGGGCAGCAGATCGACGCGAAGGACCTGCTGGTCGAGTTCGAATAA
- the xth gene encoding exodeoxyribonuclease III: MKIASFNINGIKARMNALSDWLLAASPDLVVLQEIKSVDENFPAGHFEDMGYNVVSHGQKSFNGVAILSKLPLEDVTRGLPGDDADEQARYIEATVVGQRAVRVAGLYLPNGNPAPGPKYDYKLAWMERLRLRAAELLALEMPVVMLGDYNIIPEPRDAAEPGDWVKDALFLPDSRAAFRRIAAQGWTDALRDADPFGKRGPFTFWDFQAGAWRRDNGIRIDHLMLSPQAADIVMGCGVDREVRAGEKPSDHVPVWVDLAA, encoded by the coding sequence ATGAAGATCGCGAGTTTCAATATTAACGGCATCAAGGCGCGGATGAACGCGCTGAGCGACTGGCTGTTGGCCGCCTCGCCCGATCTGGTGGTGTTGCAGGAGATCAAGTCGGTCGACGAGAACTTCCCCGCCGGACATTTCGAGGATATGGGCTATAACGTCGTGAGCCACGGGCAGAAAAGTTTCAACGGGGTGGCGATCCTGTCGAAACTGCCGCTGGAGGACGTGACGCGCGGTCTGCCCGGTGATGATGCGGATGAACAGGCCCGCTATATCGAGGCGACCGTGGTGGGCCAACGCGCCGTGCGGGTGGCGGGGCTGTATCTGCCCAATGGCAATCCGGCGCCGGGGCCGAAATACGACTACAAGCTGGCATGGATGGAGCGGTTGCGGCTGCGCGCGGCGGAGTTGCTGGCGCTTGAGATGCCGGTTGTGATGTTGGGGGATTACAACATCATTCCTGAGCCCCGTGACGCCGCCGAACCCGGCGACTGGGTGAAGGATGCGCTGTTCCTGCCAGACAGCCGGGCCGCGTTTCGCCGCATTGCAGCGCAGGGCTGGACGGATGCGCTGCGCGATGCCGATCCGTTCGGCAAAAGGGGGCCGTTCACATTCTGGGATTTTCAGGCCGGTGCGTGGCGGCGGGATAATGGTATCCGTATAGATCACCTGATGTTGTCACCGCAAGCTGCTGATATTGTGATGGGTTGCGGTGTTGATCGTGAGGTTCGGGCCGGCGAGAAACCGTCCGATCACGTCCCGGTATGGGTCGATTTGGCCGCCTGA